The nucleotide sequence gggcgcggccccctctcccttccttctccactcccctctcctttccccccttctcctagttggactaggaaaggaggaaacctactcctactaggagtaggaatcctactcccttggcgcgcccctcctagggccggcctcttcctcccttgctcctttatatacgggggcagggggcaccccaagacacacaagttgatctgttgatctttcccagccgtgtgcggtgcctccctccaccataatccacctcgatcatattgtagcggtgcttaggcgaagccctgcgtcggtagcatcatcatcaccgtcatcacgatgtcatgttgacggaactctcccttgaagctctgctggatcggagttcgtgggacgtcatcgagctaaacgtgtgctgaactcggaggtgtcgtacgttcggtacttggatcggtcggattgtgaagacgtacgactacatcaaccgtgttgtgctaacgcttccgctttcgttctacgagggtacgtggacacactctcccttctcgttgctatgcatcaccatgatcttgcgtgtgcaaaggattttttttgaaattactatgttccccaatagtggcatccgagccaggttttatgcgttgatgtcatatgcacgagtagaacacaagtgagttgtgggcgatatgagtcatactacttaccagcatgtcacactttggttcggcggtattgttggatgaagcggcccggacctacattacacgtacgcttacgcgagactggttttaccccCGTGCtatgcacataggtgactagcgggtgtcagtttctccaactttagttgaaccgagtgtggctacgcccggtccttgcgaaggttaaaacagcaccaacttgacaaactatcattgtggttttgatgcgtaggtaagaacggttcttgctcagcccttagcagccacgtaaaacttgcaacaacaaagtagaggacgtctaacttgtttttgcagggcaagttgtgatgtgatatggtcaagacgtgatgagatataagttgttgtatgagatgatcatgttttgttgaagttatcggcaactggcaaaagccttatggttgtctctctattgcataagatgcaagcgccaaataattgctttaatttatccctatgcgatagcaatagttgcaagagcaatagttggcgagacgaccatatgacgacacattgatatagatcaagatgatggagatcatggtgtcatgccggtgacgatggagatcatgacgatgctttggagatggagatcaaaggcacaatatgatgaaggccatatcatgtcacatattatgattgcatgtgatgtttatcttttatacatcttattttgcttagttcagcggtagctttataagatgatctctcactaaattatcaaggtataagtgttctccccgagtatgcaccgttgcgaaagttcttcgtgctgagacaccacgtgatgatcgggtgtgataggctctacgttcaaatacaacgggtgcaaaacagttgcacacgcggaatactcagcttaaacttgacgagcctagcatataacagatatggccttggaacactgagaccgaaaggtagagcgtgaatcatatagtagatatgatcaacatagtgatgttcaccattgaaactactccatctcacgtgatgatcggacattgtttagttgatatggatcacatgatcacttagaagattagagggatgtctatctaagtgggagttcttaagtaatatgattaattgaactttaatttatcatgaatttagtcctggtagtattagcatatctatgttgtagatcaatagctcgcgatgttgctccccgtttaatttttatatgttcctagagaaaaactatgttgaaagatgttagtagaaatgatgcggattggatccatgatctgaggattatcctcattgctgcacagaagaattatgtccttgatgcaccgttaggtgacagatctattgcaggagcaaatacagacgttatgaatgtttggctagctcaatatgatgactacttgatagtttagtgcaccatgcttaacggtttagaatcgggacttcaaagacgttttgaacgtcatggaccatatgagatgttccaggagttgaagttaatatttcaagcaaatacccgagttgagagatatgaagtctccaacaagttctatagctaaaagatggaggagaatagctcaagcagtgagcatgtgctaagattgtctgggtactacaatcgcttgaatcaagtgagagttaatcttccagataagatagtgattgacagaattctctattcaccatcaccaagttagtagaactttgtgatgaactatagtatgcaagggatgacgaaaatgattcctgagcttttcatgatgatgaaatcgatgaaggtagaaatcaagaaagagcatcaaatgttgatggttgacaagaccattagtttcaaggaaaagggtaaagggaagaaggggaacttcaagtagaacggcaagcaagttgctgctcaagtgaagaagcccaagtctggacctaagcccgagagtaagtgcttctactgcaaaaggactggtcactagaagtggaactgccccaagtatttggcgggtaagaaggatggcaaagtgaacaaaggtatatttgatatacattttattgatatgtaccttactactgtttatagcaacccctcagtatttgatactagttcagttgctatgagtagtaactcgaaacgggagttgcagaatgaatagaaactagttaagggtgaagtgacgatgtgtattggaagtggttccaagattgatatgatcatcatcgcacactccctatactttcagaattagtgttgaacctaaataagtgttatttggtgtttgcgttgagcatgaatatgatttgatcatgtttattgcaatacggttattcatttaagttagagaataattgttgttctgtttaaatgaataaaaccttatatggttacacacccaatgaaaatggttcgttggatctcgatcgtagtgatacacatattcataatattgaagccaaatatgcaaagttaataatgataatgcaacttatttgtggcactgccctttaggtcatattggtgtaaagcgcatgaagaaactccatgttcatgggcttttggaatcacttgattacgaatcacttgatgcttgcgaaccatgcctcatgggcaagatgactaagactctgttctctggaacaatggagcgagcaactgacttattggaaataatacatactgatgtatgcggtccgatgagtgttgaggctcgcggcgggtatcgttattttttgaccttcatagatgatttgagcagatatggttatatctacttgatgaaacatgaagtctgaaacatttgaaaagttcatataatttcagagtgaagtggaaaatcatcgtaacaagaaaataaagtttctacgatctgatcgtggaggagaatatttgagttacgagtttggtcttcatttgaaacaatgcggaatagtttcacaactcacgccacccggaacaccacaacgtaatggtgtgtccgaacgtcataaccgtactttattagatatggtgcgatctatgatgtctcttaccgatataccactatcgtttgggggttatgctttagacacatctgcattcacattaaatagggcaccatcaaaatctgttgagacgacatagtatgaactgtggtttagcaagaaacctaagctgtcgtttattaaagtttggggttacgatgcttatgtgaaaaagtttcagcatgataagctcaaacccaaatcggagaagtgtgtcttcataggatacccaaaagagactattgggtacaccttctatcacagatccgaaggcaagatgttcgttgctgagaatggatcctttctagataaggagtttctctcgaaagaagtgagtgggaggaaagtagaacttgatgaggtaattgtacctgctcccttattggaaagtagctcatcacagaaatctgttcgtgtgactcctacaacaattagtgaggaagataatgatgatgatcatgtatcttcagatcaagttactaccgaacctcgtaggtaaaccagagtaagatctgcaccagagtggtgcggtaatcctgttctggaggtcatgttacttgaccatgacgaacctacgaactatgaggaagcgatgatgagcccagattccgcaaaacggcttgaggtcatgaaatctgagatgagatccatgtatgagaacaaagtatggactttgattgacttgcccaatgatcggcgagccattgagattaaatggatcttcaagaggaagacggatgttgatagtagtgttactatctacaaagctagaattgtcgcaaaaggttttcgacaagttcaaggtgttgactacgatgagagtttctcactcgtatctatgcttaagtctgtccgaatcatgttagcaattgccgcattttatgaaatctggcaaatggataaacaaaactgcattccttaatggatttattaaagaagagttctatatgatgcaaccagtaaggttttgtcgatcctaaaggtgttaacaaaatatgcaagctccagtgatccatctatggactggtgcaaacatctcggagttggaatatacgctttgataagttgaccaaagcatatagttttatacagacttgcggtgaagcctgtatttacaagaaagtgagtgggagtactacatcatttctgataagtatatgtgaatgacatattgttgatcagagataatgtagaattattctgcaaagcataaaggagtgtttgaaaggagtttttcaaagaaagacctcagtgaagctgcttacatattgagcatcaagatctatagagatagatcaagacgcttgataagtttttcaatgagtacataccttgataagattttgaagtggttcaaaatggaacagtcaaagaaaaagtacttgcctgtgttacaaggtgtgaaactgagtaagactcaaagcccgaccacggcagaagatagaaaaagaatgaaagtcattccctatgccttggccataggttctataaaatatgccatgctgtgtaccagatctattgtataccctacactgagtttggcaagggagtacaatagtgatctaggagtagatcactggacattggtcaaaattatccttagtagaataaggatatgtttctcgattatggaggtgacaaaaaggttcgtcgtaaaaggttacgtcgatgcaagttttgacactgatccagatgactcaaagtctcaatctggatacatattgaaagtgggagcaattagctagagtagctccgtgcagagcattgttgacatagaaatttgcaaaatacatacggatctaaatgtggcaggcccgttgactaaacttccctcataagcaaaacatgatcacaccttagtactctttgggtattaatcacatagcgatgtgaactagattattgactctagtaaaccctttgggtgttggtcacatgacgatgtgaactatgggtgttaatcacatggtgatgtgaactattggtattaaatcacatggcgatgtgaactagattattgactctagtgcaagtgggagactgaaggaaatatgccctagaggaaataataaagttattatttatttccttatatcatgataaatgttattattcatgctagaattgtattgaccggaaacataatacatgtgtgaatacatagacaaacagagtgtcactagtatgcgtctacttgactagctcgttgatcaaagatggttatgtttcctaaccatagacatgagttgtcatttgattaacgggatcacatcattaggagaatgatgtgattgacttgacccattctgttagcttagcacttgatcgtttagtttgttgctattgctttcttcatgacttatacatgttcctatgactatgagattatgcaactcccgtttaccagaggaacactttgtgtgccaccaaacgtcacaacgtaactgggtgattataaaggtgctctataggtgtctccgaaggtacttgttgggttggcgtatttcgagattaggatttgtcactccgattgtcggagaggtatctctgggcccactcggtaatgcacatcactataagccttgcaagcactgcaactaatgagttacttgtgggatgatgtattacggaacgagtaaagagacttgccggtaacgagattgaactaggtattgagataccgatgatcgaatctcgggcaagtaacatatcgatgacaaagggaacaacgtatgttgttatgcggtttgaccgataaagatcttcgtagaatatgtaggaaccaatatgagcatccaggttccgctattggttattgaccggagacatgtctcggtcatgtctacatagttctcgaacccgtagggtccgcacgcttaaagtttcggtgaggatttgtattatgagttatgtgatttgatgtaccgaaggtagttcggagtcctggatgagatcggggacattacgaggagtctcgaaatggtcgagacgtaaagatcgatatattggacgactatattcggacatcggaaaggttctgagtgattcgggtatttttcggagtaccatggagttacgggaatacggggaagtagtattgggccttaatgggccttagtgggaaggagaggcagcagccaggaggtggcgtgcgcccctcccaagcccagtccgaattggacaaggggtttggggcgcggcccccctctcccttccttctccactcccctcctttccccccttctcctagttggattaggaaaggaggaaacctactcctactaggagtaggaatcctactcccttggtgtgcacctcctagggccggcctcctcctcccttgctcctttatatacgagggcaggggggcaccccaagacacacaagttgatctgttgatctctctcagccgtgtgcggtgcccccctccaccataatccacctcgatcatatcgtagcggttcttaggcgaagccctacataggtagcatcatcatcaccgtcatcacgccgtcgtgctgacggaactctccctcgaagctctgctagatcggagtttgtgggacgtcatcgagctgaatgtgtgctgaactcggaggtgctgtacgttcggtacttggatcggtcggatcgtgaagacgtatgactacatcaaccgcgttgtgctaacgcttccgctttcggtctatgagggtacgtggacacactctcccctctcgttgctatgcatcaccctgatcttgcgtgtgcgaagaaatttttttgaaattactacgttctccagtTCCTTTTTATGCTAGAAGTACCACCAGCGAGCGAGGCAGATCTCATGGGCGGAGTGGTAGGACTCAAGCAGCGCTGCCTGCTCCGCTAGGTTCGTGTCCGGCGCGATGGCCCTAGCGGCGATGAGCTTCTCCTCCGGTTGCTGGTGCTCTTGGAGGAGCTAAGGGTCGTAGGCGGCGTCGGCCCgcgcctcccgaaactgctcctcCCGCTCATCCCGCACCATGTCCATGTAGTGGGCCCATGCCTCGACGATGGTGGCGTCGACGAGGGGCCACCGCCCATGTTCTTCATTAGAATCGTCCTTCGGCTGTCTACCGAGCAGCCAGCCGGCAGCTCCTTCTGCTTCGCCGTTAGCCCGTCCAAGAGAGCATTGGAGCGCAACGAAGCAATGGTGGGAGTGGTGCAGAGAGGAGAAAGGGATCAGAGGCGGATGACAGCGGCTATGACCGACGCATTAGTTTGTATAGCAATCGTGGGCGACAGAGGGACGAACAGGTGGTGTCGGAGTAGCCGCCTCGACAActgcgtgtcattaatgtgggcgatAGATGGACGGACAGATGGCCTTCATGTCGTTTGAACATGGAACAGTTGCCTGCACTGGGAAGAGGCGCAAATGGCGCTGTCTCGGCCGGCATGCCGCCTTGATGCCGACGTTAGTGAGAGGTTGTGTCTGCTCTGGCCGGGCACGAATGCGACACTGACGCTCTGCAGCGGCGCTGGCCGTTCTCGATGGGAAGCGCGTGCGGTCAGGGAGGGGatttgggtgggccagggcggtcagacgtgggcgtggcagcggtccggacgcccNNNNNNNNNNNNNNNNNNNNNNNNNNNNNNNNNNNNNNNNNNNNNNNNNNNNNNNNNNNNNNNNNNNNNNNNNNNNNNNNNNNNNNNNNNNNNNNNNNNNNNNNNNNNNNNNNNNNNNNNNNNNNNNNNNNNNNNNNNNNNNNNNNNNNNNNNNNNNNNNNNNNNNNNNNNNNNNNNNNNNNNNNNNNNNNNNNNNNNNNNNNNNNNNNNNNNNNNNNNNNNNNNNNNNNNNNNNNNNNNNNNNNNNNNNNNNNNNNNNNNNNNNNNNNNNNNNNNNNNNNNNNNNAGAGAACACGGGTGGACCGCTCTACAGACAGTTACAGGCCTGTGTTGGATAGCAGAACACATTCGGACAACGCGGTCCGGACGTATGCAGACGTTTTGAGGATCGGTGTTGGAGATGTCCTTACGAAAAAAATTTGATGCACCTTGTATACAAACTGAACACTTTGAGACAAAGTATCAGGGTTACGAACAGAAGCCTAGGACTTCATAGAGAACTCATTTTTTTACAACATTTCGCATTCAaactttttctatttttattatacATAGTGAAAAGTCTCATGATCAAATTTGGGGCTATTCTGGGTTGATTTGCTATTCTTAAAGCATTAATTGATTTTCTGACCATTAAAAAGAAAAAACACTCGGTTCAAAATAACATGCAGTCGATTTTAGAaaaggatgaaacttggcatgatgtcattATATGACCCTGATAGGATGTGGTAAAAATTTGAAATTATTACAAGAAAAAccgaatgcacttcgtgtacaaaccgaACACTCTCagacgaagtatcagggtttcaaacaGTTGGTGTGGAATTGATATAGAACACAATTTCTTTTACATTTTACTCTTCAAACTTTTTTATATTTAACACACACCACTCAAAGTCAAAGGAGACTTTCTACATAAATAATTAGTCACAAAATGCACACATGCTTCCTTTTCCCACCTTCTACAAATCTTAAAAGACTTTCCGCGGAATGGCTAGTAGTATTCTAAACCAAAAGCGTTGCTTGTTGAAGACTTCCCGTGTATACAAATAGAAGCAAAACGTCTCTCATTGTATAAAGAAAATAAAGACATGGGAGAAGGATAGAAGAAATGTAAGGATTACACGTTGTGGCTGATCCGGTCTTAATTTATCGGCCCATTCCTGGCAAGTGGCAACTACATACAAAGTCGTCCACATATCACATTGAATAAGGAAAATTAAACCTTTTCCGACCCAAATCATCAGATATAATAAGGTCTTATATTGTGGAACGGCTGGAGTACAGCACAATATTTCATGCGGAGGACTTCTTCTCTTAGATCAGAACGACATCTTCCAATTTGTTGGCGCTAATCATATACAGTAGTAAAATAATATGAGCAGCCTCGTGCAGCAATGGAAAGCTGCGGTAGGCCATAGGCGACGTACGGCAGCGCTAATACTCAAGTTGACAACGGCATGTGGAACATGTCAAACACGCGTCCATGAAATCCTACCAAGAAGTTCAACATCAAGCAAAATGGAGAGACTATATATAGCTTCCATACCGTTCTGGTTTTCCTCACATCCATCGCTGCGATATTCCTTCATTCCCTTCTAGTAGCTAGCTTGCAAATTAATTCTAGCTTTCTCCTTCTGAACGTGCAGTGGTGCACATGGCGGCTTCCTCTCGCTTCCCGTTAGCTGCTCGCTGCAGCCTCTTGCTCACGGCAGCGCTGGTCCTAGCGCTGAGCCTTGGAGCCCACGGTCATGCAGGTGCCGATGCCGGTGCCGGGTTAAGCTCGTCCTTCTACGACGACTCGTGCCCCGGTGCGGGCGACATTGTCCGGCGCGTCATCCAGATAGCCCGCGTCGCCGACGCGCGCATCCCGGCCAGCCTCATCCGCCTTCACTTCCACGATTGCTTTGTTCAGGGCTGTGACGGCTCGCTTTTGTTGGACAACGACCTCCCGGCGATCATGACCGAGAAGGAGGTCCCTCCCAACGACAGGTCAGCGCGCGGGTTCAAGGTGGTCGACGACATCAAGCGTGCCCTGGAGAACGCATGCCCCGGCATCGTGTCTTGCGCCGACATCCTTGCCCTCGCCTCCGAGATTTCCGTCGAGCTGGCTGGAGGGCCGCGCTGGAGTGTGCCGCTGGGCCGCCGTGATGGCACGACCATCAACATCGAGAGCGCCAACAATCTCCCGAGCCCCTTCGACTCTCTGGAGACGCTCCAGGAGAAGTTCAAAAACTTGGGCCTCGACGACACTGACCTTGTCGCCCTCCAAGGAGCACACACCTTTGGGCGGGCGCAATGCCAGTTCACGCAGCGGAACTGCAGCGCCGGGCAGGACGACGAGACGCTCGTGAGTCTCGACACAGTCACCCCTGACGTCTTCGACAACAAGTATTACGGCAACCTCTTGCGTGGCCGCGCCCCTCTCCCTTCCGACCAGGTAATGTTGTCTGATCCCGTTGCCGCCGCGACCACCGCACGGATCGTTCGCAGGTTCTCCGGAAGCCAGAAGGACTTCTTCAAGAATTTCGCGGCCTCGATGGTCAAAATGGGGAACATAAGCCCGTTGACCGGAAGGGCCGGGCAGATTAGGAACAACTGTAGGAGGGTGAACAGAAAACCCTATTGACGAATGAGATTGATGTTATGAGTTGTGAACTCGTTGTCTTTGTGTAAATCATTCTTTTAATTCATTCCAACTATAAAGTGTTCCCTTATTATTTTGTTTTGGATACAAATGTAAATGTTCAGTATGTGATTTTCGCAAACCAATATTTGTATATCAAATGACTTGTCTTCGATAAACATATTCATATCGCTTTACCACTGCTACAAAATGACATGTCATGGGACTATATATCTATGTATTTTGAGTTTATGACATTGCCTTATCAAAATTTTTATGGTTTTATatctactagcaaaagagcccgtgcgttgcaacggaagggaaaacataacacacgctcttaactcaacaaccatcacttaATACcataataggtccatctcctttatttttgcgaggcatcatacttatgttgccgcttatcctccttctcaccctcgccggcgatgcccTCGATGTTCACACAAAATAACAAAAAacatgtgttgaatatggttaatcctaaggcgtctctctctccctctctcctccctctccctctctctctccctctctctctctctctctctctctctctctctctctctcgctcgctttctctcactctcgcgatgagaaatctgttgttttcccctgcgacatttttcagaggtatgcatttgtagttatcgatgtttttttccgtatatggttatagtggggtgtttatttgcagtccggatcgccgccggtatgaaaaaaaatCCGAATCTtgtgctataaattataagtttgcttccataacaatattttaaagatatttaaaaggtaaaattaacatcatatttagattgcacatatttttctaataaaatttcatatataatatgttaaaatcgaagttacagttagaaaatcatttggtttgactcaaatatattctgaaatgatatttaaaaatacttaacaggtaaaaataatctcatattcatattctacatatttttctaatcaaatttcatatataacatgtttaaatcggagtaacggtttaaaagatatggatgattttaaaaagcatttgtttgacttaaatatgatccgcggatgaattacctaaaacatcagggggggtttcaaaaaatgtaaaataacggttcgggtatGACTTAAATCCGGATGGCGGGTTGATTTTAAGAAAAgatagggacttttgtgtaaaatacgaaaataacgattcgtattaacttaaaacaggactgcgggttgaattctctgaaatagagagACTTTTCTAAAAAATGCCATGGCGGACGAAATAAACCCAaattctttattattaggtaaagatttggAATAACCTATTAACAAATTGACAGGAAGGAGGCAAGTTTTTGTGTCTCCGATTTCAAGATTTTTCGGATtctgaaaaataaaagaaaattacagTAATGAATAACGTTGGAGACAACACAACTGCCAAAGTAGGACCCTAGAGGAGCCACGTTGGCCCACACCCCCTCCTTTTGGCCCGTGGTGTGTGTGCATGTGCCCATGCACCGCCTCCCTACCATCCTTCTAAATGTGTAGTAGTCCTTCAGGATTTTCCGGActctaaaaaataaaagaaaaatacattAATGAATAACATTGGAGACAACACACCAGCCAAAGGAGGGCTAGAGGGGAGCCACGTGGGCCCACATCCCCTCCTTCTTGCCTGTGGGGTGTGTGCATGGGCCTGTGCACCGCCTCCCTACCCTCGTTTTCAATGTGTAGTAGTGCACATGGCCGCTTCCTCTTGTGTTGTTAGCTTCTCATGACAACATCCTGCTCATGGCAACACTAGTCCTAGCGTCGTGTCACGGAACTCATAGTCATGGCATTGTCCATGCCGACTTGAGCTCATCCTTCTATGATGACTAGTGCCCTAGCATGCATGACATTGTCGATGCATTATCCAGAACGCTCGCCTTGTCGACATGCGAATCATATGTCTCGACTTCCATGAATACTTTGACAAGGGCTTTGATGGCTCGCATTGGTTGGTCAAAGACCTCTTGATGATCAAAATTGAAAAGCAGGTCCATGCATTCCCTTGGCATTGAGGTGGCCGATATCACCAAATGCACGCTAGAGAATGCATTCCCCTGGCATTGTGTCTTGCGCCAACATCCAAGCCGTGGTCACCCCGGTCTCCGTTGAGCTGGCTCAAGGACTCTCTGGAGACGCCATAGGAGTAGTTCAGAAACTTGGACCCCAATGACACTAACCTCGTCGCC is from Triticum aestivum cultivar Chinese Spring chromosome 3A, IWGSC CS RefSeq v2.1, whole genome shotgun sequence and encodes:
- the LOC123058982 gene encoding peroxidase 2, which codes for MAASSRFPLAARCSLLLTAALVLALSLGAHGHAGADAGAGLSSSFYDDSCPGAGDIVRRVIQIARVADARIPASLIRLHFHDCFVQGCDGSLLLDNDLPAIMTEKEVPPNDRSARGFKVVDDIKRALENACPGIVSCADILALASEISVELAGGPRWSVPLGRRDGTTINIESANNLPSPFDSLETLQEKFKNLGLDDTDLVALQGAHTFGRAQCQFTQRNCSAGQDDETLVSLDTVTPDVFDNKYYGNLLRGRAPLPSDQVMLSDPVAAATTARIVRRFSGSQKDFFKNFAASMVKMGNISPLTGRAGQIRNNCRRVNRKPY